A genome region from Gadus chalcogrammus isolate NIFS_2021 chromosome 5, NIFS_Gcha_1.0, whole genome shotgun sequence includes the following:
- the prox2 gene encoding prospero homeobox protein 2, whose product MNLSLPDQNMHNALQGCPDDDKPELMLPCFRRNAYDEPLASYSNGPIISQLLRKSLHNKRALDESHYYLGPSAVSSSAVVADSSQEDRSSVSSKDSAADVGSPGFHPSTVASPEAERPVNDHLQAKRARVENIIRVMAGSPNSRLHGEPEKGEMDARDSRECREAREVYRENKRKQRLPQHQDHNPSDEGIENRRLSTGGGSGSSLDNTKDEECHKLKEQLQSMQKLLRQLQEKFLQVYNQEDSHRGEREDRGGCLEHDNLIQSKELSYLTNGNTFEKKPARGSPESKDRTKPAEGNLLNLRETKNLQDTLKGELSRVVNECVDKVFKNVSSSGLDLSPLRSMCPSPDVQTSGGAAEIRSQQGGCPPQEPPHPVEPPSHQRSLEGHGDTDAQSPQDQTEALSLVVRKPAMAPLCSVTPTTVKRPYPMHQPAFQFNYSSPLHDTQILEHLLKYGPHTNFSGLSCLPPSLERSSPDSGELPWDTLSMRSKVGPGHLGHHPRPSSLGSVTVDNLCLPHVKMECGDLQGMAERNPYLSLNIQEGLNPNHLKKAKLMFFYTRYPSSNVLKTYFPDVKFNRCITSQLIKWFSNFREFYYIQMEKFARQAIVDGVNNVDNLSVSRDSELFRALNMHYNKANDFQVPDKFLEVAEITLHEFYNAISTAKDSDPSWKKAIYKVICKLDSDLPEEFKTSSCL is encoded by the exons ATGAACCTCAGCCTTCCTGACCAGAACATGCACAACGCACTCCAGGGCTGTCCGGACGACGACAAACCCGAGCTCATGTTACCGTGCTTCCGAAGAAACGCGTACGACGAGCCCCTGGCCTCGTACTCCAACGGCCCCATCATCTCCCAGCTTCTACGGAAGTCTCTCCACAACAAAAGGGCGCTAGATGAAAGCCACTATTACCTCGGCCCCTCGGCTGTGTCCAGCTCCGCCGTGGTCGCCGACTCCAGCCAGGAAGACCGGAGCAGTGTCTCGTCCAAGGACAGCGCGGCTGACGTCGGCTCCCCCGGCTTCCACCCGTCCACGGTGGCCAGCCCGGAGGCGGAGCGTCCCGTGAACGACCACTTACAGGCCAAGAGAGCCCGGGTGGAGAACATCATACGGGTGATGGCCGGCTCGCCTAACAGCCGGCTCCACGGAGAGCCTGAGAAGGGCGAGATGGATGCCAGAGACAGTAGAGAGTGTAGGGAGGCGAGGGAGGTGTACCGAGAGAACAAGAGGAAGCAGAGGTTGCCTCAGCATCAAGACCACAACCCCAGCGACGAGGGCATAGAAAACAGAAGACTCAGCACAGGCGggggcagcggcagcagcctgGATAACACCAAAGACGAGGAGTGCCACAAGTTGAAAGAGCAGCTGCAGAGCATGCAGAAGCTCCTGCGCCAGCTCCAGGAGAAGTTCCTCCAGGTCTACAACCAAGAGGATTCCCACCGAGGGGAACGTGAGGACAGAGGGGGATGTTTGGAGCATGACAACTTGATACAGAGCAAAGAGCTCAGCTATCTAACCAACGGCAATACCTTTGAGAAGAAGCCAGCCCGGGGGAGCCCAGAGAGCAAGGACAGAACAAAGCCAGCAGAAGGTAATCTGCTCAACCTGAGAGAAACCAAGAACCTCCAAGACACCCTGAAGGGGGAGCTCTCCAGGGTGGTGAACGAGTGTGTGGACAAGGTGTTCAAGAACGTCTCCTCCTCAGGGCTGGACCTCTCCCCGCTGAGGAGCATGTGCCCATCCCCAGACGTACAGACCAGCGGGGGTGCTGCCGAGATAAGGAGCCAGCAGGGAGGCTGTCCCCCCCAGGAGCCGCCGCACCCCGTGGAGCCCCCATCTCATCAGAGATCTCTGGAGGGCCATGGAGACACTGACGCGCAAAGCCCACAGGACCAGACCGAGGCTCTGTCCCTGGTGGTCCGCAAGCCAGCCATGGCTCCTCTCTGCTCAGTCACCCCAACCACAGTGAAGAGACCCTACCCCATGCACCAACCGGCCTTTCAGTTCAACTACAGCTCCCCGCTCCACGACACCCAGATCCTGGAGCACCTGCTCAAGTACGGGCCGCACACCAACTTCTCGGGTCTCTCCTGCCTGCCACCCTCACTGGAGAGGAGCTCCCCGGACTCAGGGGAGCTGCCCTGGGACACTCTGTCCATGAGGTCCAAGGTAGGCCCCGGCCACCTGGGCCACCACCCCCGGCCCAGCTCCCTGGGCTCGGTGACGGTGGACAACCTGTGCCTCCCTCACGTCAAGATGGAGTGCGGTGATCTGCAGGGCATGGCCGAGAGGAACCCCTACCTGTCCCTCAAC ATCCAGGAGGGTCTGAATCCCAACCATCTGAAGAAGGCCAAGCTGATGTTCTTTTACACCCGCTATCCCAGCTCCAACGTGCTGAAAACCTACTTCCCCGATGTCAAG tttAACCGCTGCATCACCTCCCAGCTCATCAAGTGGTTCAGTAACTTCCGGGAGTTCTACTACATCCAGATGGAGAAGTTTGCCAGGCAGGCCATCGTGGACGGCGTCAACAATGTGGACAACCTCTCCGTGAGCCGGGACTCTGAGCTGTTCCGGGCCCTCAACATGCACTACAACAAGGCCAATGACTTCCAG GTCCCGGACAAATTCCTGGAAGTGGCGGAGATTACCTTACACGAATTCTACAACGCTATTTCCACCGCCAAAGACTCCGACCCCTCCTGGAAAAAGGCCATCTACAAGGTGATCTGTAAGCTGGATAGTGATCTTCCAGAGGAGTTCAAGACCTCCTCGTGTCTATAA